In the Glycine max cultivar Williams 82 chromosome 19, Glycine_max_v4.0, whole genome shotgun sequence genome, tttaattattatatttgaaacaaaatgatatttttattatttttaaacaaatttttcagaacaaaaataaaattattttcatgagacatggaaattatgttttaagtctttaaatatagagttaattataatccacatgtaatttatttttattatatttgtcatttttttattatttttaacttcatttgttaattatgtgaattttttgttaataaattttataaaaaaattatttaggaaagaagaaacaaagaaaaaaaattatatttaaatagtgatgaatattttttgtcaaaagttattttaatactcaattaaatattttttttttagatttacttaataaaactttaaattttaattcacgaACTAAGTTTGAAAACATGAATAACATATTTGGTCTGGTAACCACGACACACTCAAATTTAGTATGATTATCATTTATGAAATGATTATCACCGAGTTCTTATCATAAAAAAGTCATCcttattcatatttaatattgtattaaaacttaaatttaaaatcactagttaaattaaaacaatcttattaattgatttatatacttagtagcaaacaaaaattgttacaatttttttataatatcaattaattgaaaaatattttgatataatttttaatataattattacagaAATTTACGATACTATAACTTACTGtaaaaaaagtcataaaatgtatgcatacattatttatttgattaaaacgTATTTTTCGTTCTTctagtttttaaaaactatagtTTAGTAAAGGTATATCCTAATAAACATTAACAATTTTAGGACAAAATGAATCATAAGAtaaattcattttctctctcgTGTGAGGATGGAAGAAAGTgactatcatatatatatatatatatatatatatatatatatatatatatatatatatatatatatacacgtcaATCAATTaatgagttaaaaaataataaagtaaaaacacAAGATAATGAATCTTAATAATTTTCAGAgtaatttttaaagaataaaacaaattatttaatcacaTTTCTCAAAAAATTTGAATGACATAAAGAAAATCTCGTATTGTATTaagaatacaaataataaaatttaatgatgctattttaataatgtaaaataatttaattttattatttaaccataaattaatattgatatgatttctaaaataatttaaaattcatataccATATAAAATTATGTACACAGCAAATGCATAGTAAATTTTCTAAATCATAATAGTTTTAGAAAAAGTGTATTAGATAGTACCAACACTCCAAGGTACATCCACGCATCTATATAAACTCCGagttcatgatttttgtttttttattatttaatttattgatttattgcTAGCTGCGTGAAGTGCACCTAACTAACGGGTTgatatgaattttattaaacttgGGGAATATACTATTGGGATTTGAAATGTTAAAAATGCTTATTTGATATttgaaattaatcataaaattgaaattagatttattaatttaaatttatatagttgaaacttgaaagtctttaaaaatcaaaattataatttaatatcacgattttatcaattaataaaaaaatattaattttaattatctagCTGAAAGTCTTTAAAATCaaagttataatttaatatcatgatttatcaaataataaaataattttttcacgtTCTTTCTAATTCTTACTTATGTTTGTTTCAGATTATcaagaattgattttgaagaaatatatattacattaaaaattctTGTAAacattttactaatttttaaaaagtttttaaaatttaaaaaaggttATCCTATATTAGGTTCAGTTGGGTCTACGTTAAATAAGACCCGAAaccaattataaaaatcatgGTGTCCAATTTTTGTCAAACCAAATTCTTAAATTGGGCCTATACGTCATTTCTCCtgtaaaaccctaaaccctcaAATTGGTCCCACAATTACTCCCACAATTACTGCAAGAACTCAGGTGTGTATTCGCTGCTCTCTCACAATTGCCGCCATAGAACAACCTTCTTCAAGCCAACATTCCATatccaagaaaagaaaaaccacCGCTTCCTTCCAGTTACGCTCTTCCGATACGCAGTTTCCCGACACTACCGTCTCGCCGGAAGCTTCCGTCAGTTCTACCGGCACGGTTGTTTCCGGCGATTTTTGCTCCGATCGCTCTTGCTGCAGCTCCAGCCACTTTAAGGACCTCCACTCCGTGCCGTCAGATCTGCAGGTTCGCTCCTCGAAATTctgaattattattatgaattgtTAATTTACTTTCGTAATTTTCCGAGTTATAACCTGTCCAAATTTTcctgtttaatttctttatatctatttatttattgatattccTCGCCGATTAATGCAGACCAAGGGTTTCCAAACGGTAGAGGACTCAACCAACCGCTACTTCAAACCGTTCAGGTTTTTATTCTACTTATTTTTTGTTCGAGTTCTTTCTCATGTACGCGCACACGATCAATCTTCTAACGAAACGTTGCCACCGAAACACTGCGTAtacatacatttattttattttattttatttatttatttgcttcgGTTTTGGTTGTTCAGTGAAAGTAGAGTAAATAATGTCATTtgtagatagaaaaaaaaaggtcaatatcctattataattataatttgacatATACGTGATATGgtgcagtaaaaaaatatacacaatattttttttttggtgctgATATATATGATGCTGATATATTCTTTAGTTCTTTGAAAAAGTGTGGCACTTGCGTACATATTTACAAAATCTTTTATGGAAGTCTATCCTGTAAAAATCACATCTTGAGTTTTTTATTgcttaattaatgtaaaaagtcacatctttagttttctttatttaataaaatctatTTGACTTAACTATCAAGCACGATCAACTAGCATGACACATAATTTCTCATTTTAACGAGTGATTTCAAGCAAAATTATCTTCCAAAGATACACGTAggaaatttatatttaactctgacgaaaaataatttacttagaattacattaatatttaaattattagtgaaaataaacttctttaatttattgttataacaatttaaataaaaaactttcttGCTTGTTAACATGAGATTAAGTAATTTAttgaatatgttattttatttatcacgaaataaatattttcttatgaaataaaataagaatttttttcttcttcttaatttcttcaaaagaATGGTCAACCATCAATCTCAGCCAAAGATGTGTGGGATTTTATAGTTCTTGGACACTAATCGAAATATTATGTTAGCCACGTAAGTAAGAGTTTGGGTGCAAACAACACTGTATCATTTCCGCCATATTATCCTTTATTCTTCTTCAAAGTTTGAGTGTAGCATTCATATTGATATCTGTTTTTcggaatgatgattgatgtaggtgTTCATTcagttatttatttgattcttgCTTTCATTTTGGATCGTGTtgctcatcatcacaggtacaaatgtttgttaccaatgaatatttttattacgtgttcactgccattaatgacaattgatatatgctatataaattgtgttcatgataagtgaaccttagattcccgtttgatattggatgcaatgattcttgcggatagtttgcattaatcattgtatttaatcttgaattgtccgtttggacagtttggggagactgatatttttatggtagattcatgtgttaaggttaaaattattttgtttaatttgatgaaatttcggtaatgcatttctagttgttctctgggtgcatacttgattatcggaaaattaatttcaccgatttcatgttgtgtacttggagaccaatgcgaaatgctgccaaaattttgtcaaatttaacaaaatagaattaaccctgatgtatgaagctaccataaaagacGGTCTTCCCAAATGGGATAGGGAcacacctataataaaaaagtgaaattttcatgcatcgaataactttgaGAGTATGACCGAGTTattacttagatggatcgaagttggatgaatgaaagtcgcatcagcccagaatatgaggaaggcgtcgagcaattcttacaatttgcttcagaaagaggtcaaccggatgaagatggaaaatattattgtccttgcatcaattgtttgaatggaagacgacaaatactggatgacatacgagagcatctgttgtgtgatggaattaagaggaattatacgacgtggatatggcatggtgaaatgacagacatgcagagtgggcaaCAAtccgaaccgtttgatgtagaaatgggagatcgcttggaggatatgattcgtgaccttggacaagagtcttttcagcaagcacatgcccctatgtatgatacattacaaactgattcaaagaaacctttgtatccggggtgcaagaattcgtTGACGCTGTTGTCGGCAGttttaagtctggttaatatcaaagccagatatgggtggagtgacaaaagctttagttcactgcttcaagtagtgcacgacatgcttccagaggaaaacacattgcctaaaagttactatcaagcaaagaaaatattgtgtcccatgggtatggagtatcagaagattcatgcttgcccgaaTGATTGCATATTATACAGACATCAATTTCAAGAAATGTcgaaatgccctaggtgtggggtatcacggtacaaactcaaggatgatgaggagtgtagtagtgatgaaaactcaaacaagggccccccagcgaaggtgttgtggtatcttccgatcattccaaggtttaagcgtatgtttgctaatggagacgacgcaaaagaccttacatggcatgcaaatgagagaaactgtgatggaatgcttcgtcatccggctgattccttgcaatggaagaagatagaccgtttgtatccggattttggcaaagaggcaagaaatcttaggcttggactagccactgatggaatgaatccatatggcagtttAAGCACGCAACAC is a window encoding:
- the LOC121174191 gene encoding uncharacterized protein, coding for MNNIFGLVCIRCSLTIAAIEQPSSSQHSISKKRKTTASFQLRSSDTQFPDTTVSPEASVSSTGTVVSGDFCSDRSCCSSSHFKDLHSVPSDLQTKGFQTVEDSTNRYFKPFRCSFSYLFDSCFHFGSCCSSSQWVDSNTGVRTDDVGFTLVDLNKLAYQNDPFIMAEQAKQSFVHTIVT